In Setaria italica strain Yugu1 chromosome I, Setaria_italica_v2.0, whole genome shotgun sequence, the genomic window caaatcaactccttaactaactaaactaGTGTATTTATCATCCCTAGCTTAGTTTAACGATGGTTTACATCAGTTCATGTTATGCAATTATCTTAGTCATCACTGCTTAGGCACATCTAATGTTAAATCAAAAGTTTGGTCTGAATCGGTTCCGTCAATTTATTATGAGTAGTTAATTTAGAGGATTTACTGATTTTTTTTGACTTTATATCTTCGACTCAGCATATTTCGCTAAGCAGTGATTAGTCTGATGATTATGTGGGCATAAACCACCATTAAATGATACTAAAccattgttaaactaaggtgggatgataaatgcaccaaTTTAATTAGTTAAGGGGTTGATTGACACTAAATGAAACATGAAGGATGAATGCCaaacttttgcaatacttgagggatgaaaaagaTTAATCGTGACAAAACTGACAAAGTTCAAATTCAGCTATTTTGCCTTCTCTGATTGACAAAACTGACATATAAGACAACACAGAGTGGTTGTTTTCAAGATGGTAGATATTCAGTTTAGCTGTCTATTTGCAACATGAATAAATTACTTCCATTTTCCGCTAAGACATCCCTATGTGGGCAGTTGTTATTTTGGTCTCctccaatatttcaaaatttgagaaaaagagagagagtgCAGGCAAGCACAAAAGGCTTGGACTGGGAACTACTCTGATTGCCACCGGAAGAAGGAAGACAGTAGCATGGTCGGATGATCCTGAGCCTTTGGTCCACACTTGCAGAGCATATATAGGAAGCATGGAGCAAAAGTTTACATTTAGAAAAGGTGAGGACATATTCTAGTTGTATCGGTACACACATCAGAAAAAACGTTCGCTATTCATGCTGATTGATTTTGGTCTTCACGCAAATGTGATTCCTTCGTTCCCGCATGAGGCTAACCAGAAAAATCACTGGAACCAGAAAAGGTATGATTGGCCTGCCGCGCGCGAACTTTGACTCGGAGCTTAAACTTAACACGTTGCTAGCGCAGTGCAAAAATGCCCATGTTATGTATATTTCCTCCATTTCACAATACTTGTTTTAGTTTCTTCTATTATTTTAGTTGTTGTTCTATAACTTCAAGGCAACTTTGACCCATTATTTCCAGTCCGACCCCTGATTAATAAATACACACTTTAGAGTGAGTTTGAACATTCGAAATCATAACCGCACACTTTAGAGGATTAACTGAGTGCATATCGTGCATAAGACACTGTTGACATTCCATCCAACCCCTTTTGTTTCTGTTAATATTAGACCCGTCACTAAAGTGGCTTTAGTCCTGGATAAAAAATAAGGCACCGAAAGGACACCGTGGGGGGAGTTTTAGTTCtagttgtaaataccaaccgggactaaagccccctttagtcccggttgtaatggctCCAAACAATCCCACCGATGCTcctcctttttatcccggttgccggttggtaattccaaatcgggacaaaagatttattcccggttggaattaacaaccgggacaaaagggattggctccaaccaggataaaacgTCCTTCCCCGCCCCCCTTCTTATCTTCTCCACGCGCTAAGTCCTTCTTAAtactcctctccctttcttcctcctcctccttctcctcctctctttccaCCTCCTGATCCTCTCCCTCTGGCGCGGGTGGCCGCCCCATCCCCCCgttgcccctccccctccccctttgCTCGCCCCTcgctggcagtgaggagcggcagcggggtgaGGGCAGTGGCGCGCGCGGGGGAGCACGGGTGGAGCAGATGCATGCGGCGGATGCGAGCGGCTGGGCACAGTTgcgtgcggcggcgggtggaggcgtGCGACAGTGGGCCGAGGCGGATGCGAGAGGGCGAGCGCGGAtgcgtgcggcggcggggcgaaggCGGGCAGCGGCGAGATTTGAGGCCTActaccaattgggactaaagtcgagttttccagtagtgagaCTAAACCGAGGGACTAAAGTCGAGTTTTCCAGTAGCGAGACTAAACCGACAAGTACCATGAAACAGAGAGTATTAGATCAAGCCAAGAATGGTACACATTTGAATAATACTTTGAATCACAGGCCATATATCCCATTACAGTGAAAGAATCGAATAATATCAATGTTGCACATTTGAATAAATCAGGCGCAGAATACAAATTAGGGTGTTGGATTCATTCACACAATCTTTACAATCTTCAGATGGACCAAAAGTGCTTTTGCATACCATCCGTGACGAATTGGGATAGTATGACTCCATCCGATTTGAATTGGAATTCAACTAGTACATAGCGAATGCCTTAGCAAACACTAGCAGCTCTGATGTGCTGACAAATAACCCAAAGCATCTTAAAATTCAAAATACTACCATGTCAGCCCATGTTCTGCCTTACTGGCCTCTCACACAGAGCCTGAATCATTCTACATTTCTGTTAACACATCTCTCGTCTGCAGGTTGCTGTTTTGGTTTCCTCTAATATTTCAcaataaaattagaaaaaaatgtGAAGCAATAGAAAGAACAATGAACAAGTCTAGAAGGCTGGGAGCCTCGAGGCTCTGAAAAATTCTAACTGTAACATGAACATTAACAGGCCCGATTTTGCAAAGCATTTATAGCAAGCATCGACCAGAAGACTGTTCACCAGTCTGTCTCCCATGAGGGGGAAGGTGATTCTTTATTACGGTTGAAAACGCATGATCCATTGCAATAGTTTGTATTGAAAAGATGATGCGTGAATGCTATTATTCAAACCAGCGGAAGCAGTAGGCCCAGCCCTTGCCGAAAGGTAACGCAACAATGGTCCGCCACCAAAATTTAACTTCGAAACGGAGTTTAGACTTGATGCTAGCAGCCTAGTAGAACAATAAGTTTAAACAAAGAGAAAAATTCGAAGAAAGGGTCTCTTTGAAAAGGCAATCGGATGGGAGAGTTGATGGCGATTTCAGTTCCTTTGCCCtactgattttcttttttttttgaagcgagAGTGCAGATTTCAGTTTAATTCCCGTACCTATGACGGATCCCAGGTCAACCCTTGAAACGCAAGAATGCAGTCATCTTGTATTATACAAGTTTGATGTTCCATCAGACCAGGGTTAGATGAGGTTACGGCCGAAGTTTACTCGTTTCTCAATGAGCAACTGTTCTTCAAGGTGTCAAAACTGTTCAGGTCCATTTTAACGACCGTTGACAACAGAAGTTGATGGATTAACGGTAGCGTGGAGCGCATGAGTCCTTAACAAATTAATTCCATTCCAGCATTGCTGCTCAGTACAAACATTCGAGCATGACATCGAATAAGGATAAGCAGGGACATCATGCATCACAAGGCTAGTTGCAAAGTTTACTGAAAACTTGACCATTCCTAGAATACAATTTTACAGCTTGTACAAAATTTGCTTGGGGTCACTTGCATCAGTAACGTCTAAAAACACAGAATAAACCCCTCAAGCATGCCGCTCCGAAGAAGAGCCATCAGTCAGGAGAATTTGAATGGGAGTTGTAGGCTATCATTTGATTTACCTGCAGAACGATACCATCACATTTTTTAGCATTAGAGTACTCAATAGGCATAGCATACAACTGTAGCATGTGCAATAATCACGACGAGCAGCGTGTAATTTAACATTGGCAAAGTGTAGTCAGGACTTATTAGTAAGAATGCCCACACAAAATACAGAACTACACAACTGACCACTCACCTTAGGCTTGCGATTAATCTAACTCCTGtcagttttcttcttctttcttttgtgtTTTGGTTTGATAGCATCTTTTAGGCTCTTTGGAGATCCAGTTTCCTGGGCCTCTTCTGACTCTCCAGCAGCCCCAGAGCTTGATGTGCTTTTCACCTCAGCATTGGATGATTCAGTTAACATTGGTTGGGCATCCTCATGGCTGCTGGCCTTACCCATAGTTGCCGGATCTGCATGTGGAGCGTTAAACGATCATAAGAAACTGTATCTGAACTCATGAGGAGAATCAGTCTTGGCAAAATTAAGACATAAAAAAGATTCCTCAAGGAAGGCTCAAGCAGATTAAGTATGTCAAATCAAAATGACCGTAAACTGAAGGATGTCTCTGGACCTGAGGCAGATTTATACATATCAGAATTTAAAGGACTGAAagcactccctccatcccaaattactattcgttttagcttttctaggtacatggCTTTTGCTACATATCTaaacatagcatatatctaggtgcatagcaaaagctatgaatctagaaaagtcaaaatgaatagtaatttgggacggagtaGAATATATATCAGCCCTAAATGAAGTACCAAAACATGACCAgaatttttttctcgaacgacgcaggagaactgcgtgtcatttcattaaggagGAGAAAACAAATGTGTCCAACCTGAGTACAGAATACACCCCACTGGAACTAGATTACATACGCGCCCCTAAACATGGAAAAGGGCGACCAAGCAAATGCCACAGCCTAAGAGGCAGTAAAAACATGACCAGAATAACAGGGGGAACAAGCCATAACGATGGTATTTTCATCATCAATGGGCACTAAAAATGCCAACCAAAGAATGTTTGCAAGCACATCACAGAGAGATTGTATTGGCAGTTAGAAAGCAAAAAGAGAACTCATGGTATGTAAACAAAATTAGCAGTACCCGGCAACTGAGAAATTCTGAGGGAGCTTAATGAAACTCCTTTAGAATATGGGTCCCTACATGGCAAAAATCAGGACCAGTTGGCAAAAACTTGTGTCAAGCAAATATTTAATGCTAAATATCTACAACTTGGTAAACAAAACATCAGACTAATCGCTACCAATTTGATGGACCACCAATGAATGTTGATGTTTGTTTGTGTTTAGCAATTCTGTCCCCAGTCAAGGGTGAATTCCCTTTTATATTTCGATGGTCCTCATCACCTTTGCTTATCTCCTGAACATCACTGGGTGTCTTCACAGTTTGCGTTTCCAATTCACCATCACCTTTATCCTCCATAGTTACATCAGTAACATTAATTTTCTGAGGCAACGAGGTTGGCAAACGCTTTACTTTCTTTAAAGCTTTCTCAGTGGTGTATGAGTCTACCTGAAACCAAAGAATACAACCATTTGATGCTTGATGAAATGCAAAGCCAACTGTTGAATGAGAATCATAATCTGTATAGTTTTGCATTCCATAAAACGTTCAAAGACATGTAAACTGCAATATTTGTACTTTTAAAAAACACATTTAGTGGCGGTGGTCCTCAATTCTACCACCTCAAACCCCCTCTTCCCTCACAAAATAATCAGCTGCGTCATGTGGGCCCACCAGTACTACCTCACCCAGCACAGCCTCCCACCCATTTGTGTCCACCCTCCTCTCACACAACTAATCAGGTTCCCACCCAGCGCTTGAGGCCAGTGTCCCTACATCCTCAGTGGGAAGGTACttgccactgccactgccactaACCGTAGATACAACCTCTCTTCAGTCCTCCCTGCATTCTGTCTCATTTTCTTCACGCCTTCACTCATGTTCGAAAGAGAAGTAAAAAAACAATTTGAATGACATGTTTATATTAATTTAGCTCCGATGAGGTGGCTTTTCAATCTAGTGTATCTCTACTTAAGGATGGATCAGCTCACATGTTTGTTTTCAAGCCACAGAATCAATAGAAGGCTATAATTGCATATGATATTCATTGCTATGGAAACATGAGTACATTGGATTCTATTCAACTCCTGGCGGCCGGCAGCCATTGTAATGAACCCAATCTGGAGACATGGTCAGTGGTCACTCAGATTGTGCACGTCCAGTGTGTCATCCCTGACAAGTGAACAGTGTGCTCTTTTTATTCCTCCGAACTGGTGCTCAAATTGTGGCACCACCTGAATTTTTTCTGCAATGCATTGTGCTtgctactttatttctcattttcTGCTACTAGCACCCCTCCATAGAACAAATGCTAGAGATGCCGTAAGTTCAGTTCTCGCTTCTGGAGCATCAACGTTCACAGTAATTGCTTGACTTGGCTAAATTTGCATGTGTATCTAGTGGCGAGGTTGCTACTATAAGGGAAATATTTCTGGTGAGTATAACGGGCTAAATTTGCATGTGTATCTAGTGGAGAGATTGCTAGTATAAGGGAAAATATTTCTATTGAGTAAAACGGGGAATGTAGTCTGCTGCAGATGCTGATGTAGTGTAAGTGAACATTTTTCAACTAAGTAAATATGCAACATAATCTTTATGTAGGTAAAGAAGGAATTTTGTAATGCAAAAGTAAAATGCCATAGAATTTCACTATAACGCAATTAACATCATTTGCGTGATTTGGTTTTTAACTTGTTCATTTGGGATCCCTATCGAAGCATGGACACCTTGGCTAGTCATCAATTTGAGGCCCCTCACTTACTGCTTTCTTTATTTTGCTTGTTATATCAGCAGCCTTAACCGAAGCAATTCTTAAACACTGCATAACAACACTTGACATGACGCCCTCCCCACCAGCTTTTTGGATGGAACAAATATCACCATTTGAGTTAATTGTAGCAGTCATCCTCCCTCCCATTACTGCTTCTTCCTTGTATGTGGGGTCAACAACCTACACAAAAAGATTAAGTTACACAATTGAGGATGACAATGATAGAACATGATGGCCATTagtcaaaaactcaaaatcagTTTAATCTCCTGAAACATAGGGACGTACCACGATGTTACCTTCACCAAAATATGCAAAGGTTACAGCAATGGGCATATGATGTATTGTAAGAGGGATTGGATCCCTGGCCTGTAAAATACATAAGAAACAGAACACAAGATAGGTCAGTGGTGTCAACAAAGCAGGTCAGAATGTGACAACTAGCAATGGGTCTATATTGAAGTTGTGTGTACTGAAATTTATGGGAACCATACAAATTGTTCATAACAACCTAGTAAAGTAGTGAATCTAATGCTTTACAAGGGTGCTTGAACTTTGAATGATATATTAGCAAGATGATATAAAGCAGAACACATTGCAAGTGGGTGTCTACCTCAGGATCATGTACTATAACTTGCTGACCATCGTCCCCACCAGTTGTGCATTCAGGCCTCCGGAAAGTAGACAAGGCTGCCAACGCAGCAATGTTAGCTGCATCAATGAGATTCCTGAGGGAAAGCATGGCAATGGACAAGCTTAGAACTGTAACTTGAAAGTGTTGACAAATTAATCATATCATCAGACAATGCATAACCCAATAACCCGTACCCTCCATTATCCAAGATGTGAAGGTCGACACGCACAGACCAAACATGCTTCCCAGCAACAACACACAGGGACTCCATGTCCACGGCCCGGCTCTCCCTGGAAAAGACATAAGCACAGAAAGAAATCCTCATTAGACTCCGCGCTCAAAATCCTTTGATGAAATAAAAGAGAAACAAGAATCTGGGGACCTGAGGCCACGGTCGATGACTCGGCCAAGCTCAATTGCTGATTCTCCAGGACGCCCAGGCTCGAAGACGGGGTCGGCCATGGGCGAGAACTCTGTGAATATGGCCAGCGTCCCCTCGTTCGGCCTGTCCCTGTAGGGCTGCACCAGCTGCGCGGTCACGTAGCCGAGCACGTGTGTCTCCCCTAGCTGCACCTCCGACGAACCGTCCTCCCTGGAGTTCCCAATAGCAATATCATTATATCAATATGGAAGCAAACCCACTCGCCTAGTCAACGCCCAAAATCGCCACGCGCCGGAGCAAAGCGAGGCcaagccgccgcggcggcgaga contains:
- the LOC101753707 gene encoding exosome complex component RRP45A isoform X2; protein product: MEHLRWRPTVNERAFIERSLESDLRVDGRHSFDFRTLKITFGREDGSSEVQLGETHVLGYVTAQLVQPYRDRPNEGTLAIFTEFSPMADPVFEPGRPGESAIELGRVIDRGLRESRAVDMESLCVVAGKHVWSVRVDLHILDNGGNLIDAANIAALAALSTFRRPECTTGGDDGQQVIVHDPEARDPIPLTIHHMPIAVTFAYFGEGNIVVVDPTYKEEAVMGGRMTATINSNGDICSIQKAGGEGVMSSVVMQCLRIASVKAADITSKIKKAVDSYTTEKALKKVKRLPTSLPQKINVTDVTMEDKGDGELETQTVKTPSDVQEISKDPATMGKASSHEDAQPMLTESSNAEVKSTSSSGAAGESEEAQETGSPKSLKDAIKPKHKRKKKKTDRS
- the LOC101753707 gene encoding exosome complex component RRP45A isoform X1, giving the protein MEHLRWRPTVNERAFIERSLESDLRVDGRHSFDFRTLKITFGREDGSSEVQLGETHVLGYVTAQLVQPYRDRPNEGTLAIFTEFSPMADPVFEPGRPGESAIELGRVIDRGLRESRAVDMESLCVVAGKHVWSVRVDLHILDNGGNLIDAANIAALAALSTFRRPECTTGGDDGQQVIVHDPEARDPIPLTIHHMPIAVTFAYFGEGNIVVVDPTYKEEAVMGGRMTATINSNGDICSIQKAGGEGVMSSVVMQCLRIASVKAADITSKIKKAVDSYTTEKALKKVKRLPTSLPQKINVTDVTMEDKGDGELETQTVKTPSDVQEISKGDEDHRNIKGNSPLTGDRIAKHKQTSTFIGGPSNWDPYSKGVSLSSLRISQLPDPATMGKASSHEDAQPMLTESSNAEVKSTSSSGAAGESEEAQETGSPKSLKDAIKPKHKRKKKKTDRS
- the LOC101753707 gene encoding exosome complex component RRP45A isoform X3, with product MEHLRWRPTVNERAFIERSLESDLRVDGRHSFDFRTLKITFGREDGSSEVQLGETHVLGYVTAQLVQPYRDRPNEGTLAIFTEFSPMADPVFEPGRPGESAIELGRVIDRGLRESRAVDMESLCVVAGKHVWSVRVDLHILDNGGNLIDAANIAALAALSTFRRPECTTGGDDGQQVIVHDPEARDPIPLTIHHMPIAVTFAYFGEGNIVVVDPTYKEEAVMGGRMTATINSNGDICSIQKAGGEGVMSSVVMQCLRIASVKAADITSKIKKAVDSYTTEKALKKVKRLPTSLPQKINVTDVTMEDKGDGELETQTVKTPSDVQEISKGDEDHRNIKGNSPLTGDRIAKHKQTSTFIGGPSN